The proteins below are encoded in one region of Alistipes indistinctus YIT 12060:
- a CDS encoding GNAT family N-acetyltransferase, which translates to MQIIRISDIHHPRFGEVWHLYQNSFPLCEQRTLDHQITAFKADRFHLDVYLDGETLVGFIGYWDFDDYLYIEHYAINSDLRGGGWGSRILEALQKTAGKTIILEIDEVVDEISTRRLRFYQRLGFVVNPYIHPLHRYRDIETEHQNARLVIMTYPGTIDPQTYERFNRDLGEIVMKRDEQLQTNTK; encoded by the coding sequence ATGCAAATCATCCGGATCTCCGATATTCACCATCCGCGCTTCGGCGAGGTATGGCATTTATACCAAAACAGTTTTCCCCTGTGCGAGCAGCGTACCTTGGACCACCAGATCACCGCGTTCAAAGCCGACCGGTTCCACCTCGACGTATATCTGGATGGTGAAACACTGGTAGGATTTATCGGTTATTGGGATTTCGACGACTATCTCTACATCGAACATTACGCGATCAATTCCGACCTGCGGGGAGGCGGCTGGGGCAGTCGCATTCTCGAAGCCCTGCAAAAAACCGCCGGCAAAACGATTATCCTCGAAATCGACGAAGTAGTGGATGAAATTTCAACCCGGCGGCTGCGGTTTTATCAACGACTCGGCTTTGTCGTCAATCCCTACATCCACCCGCTGCACCGTTACCGCGACATCGAGACAGAACATCAAAACGCCCGGTTGGTCATCATGACCTATCCGGGAACGATCGACCCGCAGACCTACGAACGGTTCAACCGTGACCTGGGCGAAATAGTAATGAAACGAGACGAGCAACTACAAACAAATACAAAATGA
- a CDS encoding M64 family metallopeptidase, whose protein sequence is MRHLYRSFCLLKSVTPLLGLIILATSCGKDPAVDPDTDGTVRIAKECTSGLKPVNIVITGDGFLEEDYATGGAFDQAANRAIDALFSVEPFKTYSAYFRVQTVTAYSEERGATLKNASTKTNTIFGVTLDGGSSTGMSGKDDKVFDYAKKAQGITATELKQTVVIVISNYVQYAGTTYSYSDGRSIAYIALSSGTSQLTRFGNVVVHEAGGHGFGRLADEYYNSNSGNINNDPDALLEIIEWQDRGYDQNVSLTPLHSKCPWNFIFTLPQYQSDYHIVSTIEGGALFAEGVWRPEPISCMNDNRLYFNAPSRVAIVKRIVEIAGTSFSMQEFIDKDYDRFNTPAVLTSHAKAAAEEGFTPLAPPVRIR, encoded by the coding sequence ATGAGACACCTTTACCGCTCCTTTTGCTTACTGAAGTCTGTCACACCCCTGCTCGGGCTGATAATCCTAGCAACATCCTGCGGGAAAGACCCGGCAGTTGACCCGGATACCGACGGAACCGTTCGTATCGCAAAAGAATGCACTTCGGGACTAAAACCCGTCAACATCGTCATTACCGGGGACGGATTTCTCGAAGAGGATTACGCCACCGGAGGAGCATTCGACCAGGCAGCCAACCGGGCGATCGACGCATTATTCAGCGTCGAACCTTTCAAAACTTACAGTGCCTATTTCAGGGTACAGACGGTAACGGCCTATTCCGAAGAACGGGGAGCGACCCTCAAAAACGCCAGCACGAAGACAAACACGATATTCGGCGTAACGCTGGACGGCGGCAGCAGCACGGGAATGTCGGGCAAGGACGACAAAGTGTTCGACTACGCGAAGAAAGCACAGGGAATAACCGCCACCGAACTGAAGCAAACGGTTGTAATCGTGATTTCGAATTACGTGCAATACGCCGGCACGACTTACTCGTACAGCGACGGGCGTTCGATCGCCTATATCGCACTAAGCAGCGGTACCAGCCAACTCACCCGGTTCGGGAATGTCGTGGTACATGAAGCGGGCGGCCACGGGTTCGGACGATTGGCCGACGAATACTACAACAGCAATTCGGGGAATATCAACAACGATCCCGACGCCCTGCTGGAGATCATCGAATGGCAGGACCGGGGCTACGACCAGAATGTCTCGCTGACTCCACTGCACAGCAAATGTCCGTGGAATTTTATTTTCACCCTTCCCCAATACCAGAGCGACTACCACATCGTATCGACTATCGAAGGCGGCGCCTTATTCGCAGAGGGAGTGTGGCGCCCCGAACCGATCAGCTGCATGAATGACAACCGACTCTATTTCAATGCGCCGAGCCGGGTAGCGATCGTTAAGCGTATTGTGGAGATCGCCGGAACGAGCTTTTCCATGCAGGAGTTCATCGACAAAGATTACGACCGTTTCAACACGCCGGCCGTACTGACTTCACACGCAAAAGCCGCGGCAGAAGAGGGATTCACCCCGCTGGCTCCACCGGTCAGAATCCGGTGA
- the proS gene encoding proline--tRNA ligase — MAKELKELTSREENYSQWYNDLVVKAGLAEGSAVRGCMVIKPYGYAIWEKMQRQLDTMFKETGHENAYFPLFIPKSFFSKEAHHVEGFAKECAVVTHYRLKNDPDGKGVVVDPDAKLEEELIVRPTSETIIWNTYKNWIQSYRDLPILCNQWANVVRWEMRTRLFLRTAEFLWQEGHTAHETREEAIAEAQKMIRVYADFAEQWLAVPVIVGHKSDSERFAGAEDTLTIEALMQDGKALQSGTSHFLGQNFAKAFDVQFTNREGKLDYVWATSWGVSTRLMGALIMAHSDNNGLVLPPKLAPIQVVMIPIYKGAEELAKITARLDEIAAGLKAKGISVKIDARDNVRSGFKFAEYELKGVPVRLAMGPRDLAGDTIEIVRRDTLAKETVSQEGIVDRIEKLLVDIQDGIYNKALKFREEMTTRVDTYDEFKRVLDEKGGFILAHWDGTPETEEQIKAETKATIRCIPVDAPEEDGVCIISGKPSKRRVLFARSY; from the coding sequence ATGGCAAAAGAGCTGAAAGAGTTGACCTCTCGGGAAGAGAACTACTCGCAGTGGTATAACGATTTGGTGGTAAAAGCGGGTCTGGCCGAAGGGTCTGCCGTCCGGGGGTGCATGGTGATCAAACCTTACGGTTACGCGATTTGGGAGAAGATGCAACGCCAACTGGACACGATGTTCAAGGAGACCGGCCATGAAAATGCCTATTTCCCGTTGTTTATCCCCAAGTCCTTTTTCAGCAAGGAGGCCCACCATGTGGAGGGCTTTGCCAAAGAGTGCGCGGTAGTGACGCATTATCGCCTGAAGAATGATCCGGACGGCAAAGGCGTCGTGGTCGATCCCGATGCGAAACTGGAAGAGGAGCTGATCGTGCGCCCGACTTCCGAAACGATTATCTGGAATACCTATAAAAATTGGATACAATCTTACCGCGACCTGCCGATTCTGTGTAACCAGTGGGCCAATGTCGTGCGCTGGGAAATGCGTACGCGCCTGTTCTTGCGTACGGCCGAATTCCTGTGGCAAGAGGGGCATACCGCGCATGAAACGCGTGAGGAGGCGATCGCCGAAGCCCAAAAGATGATTCGTGTCTATGCCGATTTTGCCGAACAGTGGCTGGCCGTTCCCGTCATTGTCGGGCACAAGAGCGACAGCGAACGTTTCGCGGGAGCCGAGGATACCCTGACGATCGAGGCGTTGATGCAGGACGGCAAAGCTTTGCAGAGCGGTACATCGCATTTCCTCGGACAGAACTTCGCCAAAGCGTTCGATGTGCAGTTCACGAACCGGGAAGGTAAACTGGATTACGTTTGGGCGACTTCCTGGGGCGTATCGACCCGCCTGATGGGTGCGTTGATTATGGCTCACTCCGATAACAATGGTCTGGTGCTGCCGCCGAAGCTGGCGCCCATCCAAGTGGTGATGATTCCGATCTATAAGGGTGCGGAGGAACTGGCGAAGATTACAGCACGGCTCGATGAGATCGCTGCCGGTCTGAAGGCGAAAGGGATCAGTGTGAAGATCGATGCGCGGGATAATGTTCGTAGCGGCTTTAAGTTCGCCGAATATGAACTCAAGGGGGTTCCGGTCCGTTTGGCTATGGGGCCCCGTGATCTGGCAGGAGATACCATTGAGATCGTCCGCCGCGATACGCTTGCGAAAGAGACCGTTTCTCAGGAGGGTATCGTCGATAGGATTGAGAAATTACTGGTCGATATTCAGGACGGGATCTACAACAAGGCATTGAAATTCCGTGAAGAAATGACCACCCGTGTGGATACTTACGATGAATTCAAGCGCGTGCTCGACGAGAAGGGTGGCTTTATCCTTGCCCATTGGGACGGCACCCCTGAAACCGAGGAACAAATCAAGGCCGAAACCAAGGCAACGATCCGTTGTATTCCTGTCGATGCTCCCGAAGAGGACGGCGTCTGCATCATCAGCGGTAAGCCTTCGAAACGTCGGGTGCTTTTTGCACGGTCGTATTGA
- a CDS encoding response regulator: MAKECKIVVVDDHTLFRNGLRTLLDGIEGFSVIGEASNGVELLELLPGIEPDVILLDIEMPKMNGIVTAEEALKRYPDLKIITLSMYGDEDYYFKMVSLGVKGFILKNSEIKEVAAAIETVVGGGSYFSQELLFNLVSNLKSTPSSVPEDSPEELSQRESEILLHICRGESNSEIADSLFISKRTVDKHRSNILAKTGCKNTANLVVYAIKNNLVEI; this comes from the coding sequence ATGGCAAAAGAATGTAAAATAGTGGTTGTCGACGACCATACGCTGTTCCGCAACGGACTTCGGACGCTTTTGGACGGCATCGAAGGTTTTTCGGTGATCGGGGAAGCGTCCAACGGTGTGGAATTGTTGGAATTATTACCCGGCATAGAACCCGACGTGATTTTGCTCGATATCGAAATGCCAAAAATGAACGGTATCGTAACGGCGGAGGAGGCGTTGAAGCGTTATCCAGATCTGAAAATCATCACACTTTCGATGTATGGCGACGAGGATTATTATTTCAAAATGGTTTCGCTCGGCGTGAAAGGGTTCATCCTGAAAAATTCCGAGATCAAGGAGGTTGCTGCGGCTATTGAAACCGTTGTGGGCGGCGGTAGCTATTTTTCACAGGAGCTGCTGTTCAATTTGGTGAGCAATCTCAAGTCTACTCCCTCGTCGGTTCCGGAAGACAGTCCAGAGGAGCTCTCGCAACGGGAATCCGAAATTTTGTTGCACATCTGCCGGGGCGAATCGAACAGTGAAATCGCCGATTCGCTGTTTATCTCCAAACGTACGGTCGATAAGCACCGTTCCAACATCCTCGCTAAAACCGGCTGCAAGAATACGGCTAACCTGGTCGTTTATGCGATCAAGAACAATCTGGTCGAGATCTGA
- a CDS encoding sensor histidine kinase, whose amino-acid sequence MVIKILLIISIILQLGAASVAIGMIQKTKYNLSWMLFTVALTGLACLRFGEYVQMTHMEELHLPQEFFVWLGIITSLCFAGGILIVNKIFNYIARTESQRRISERRILNTVLRTEEKERQRFSKDLHDGLGPLLSSAKMSVSALNSADMSEQNKEIIRNVNYVVDEAIRSLREISANLSPHVLNDFGLSRAISNFINKLPRGEMRIVFETNLKNERFDTDIEVILYRVVCELINNSLKHSGAARVDLSLHYQQGQIRIRYKDNGCGFDPDKVGQKGMGISNIFSRISSLKGEVSIDSSPGAGMRAAVDIHI is encoded by the coding sequence ATGGTTATTAAAATATTGCTTATCATTTCGATCATCCTGCAGTTGGGTGCGGCTTCGGTGGCCATCGGGATGATCCAAAAGACTAAGTATAACCTCTCTTGGATGCTCTTTACGGTGGCTCTGACAGGGCTGGCCTGCCTGCGTTTCGGCGAGTACGTCCAGATGACGCATATGGAAGAGCTGCATCTGCCGCAGGAATTTTTCGTTTGGTTGGGTATCATTACCTCGCTCTGTTTCGCCGGAGGTATCCTGATTGTTAACAAAATCTTCAATTACATTGCCCGCACCGAGAGCCAGCGCCGCATTTCCGAGCGCCGGATCCTCAATACCGTATTGCGTACCGAGGAAAAAGAGCGGCAGCGCTTTTCGAAGGACTTGCACGACGGTTTGGGACCGTTGCTTTCGTCGGCCAAAATGTCCGTTTCGGCGTTGAATTCGGCGGATATGAGCGAGCAGAATAAGGAGATTATCCGCAATGTCAACTACGTCGTGGATGAGGCGATCCGCAGCCTCCGCGAGATTTCCGCAAACCTGAGTCCTCATGTGCTGAATGACTTCGGTCTGTCTCGGGCCATTTCGAACTTTATCAATAAATTGCCGCGCGGCGAAATGCGGATAGTGTTTGAAACAAACCTTAAAAACGAGCGGTTCGATACCGATATTGAGGTGATCCTTTACAGGGTGGTATGCGAATTGATCAATAATAGCTTGAAGCATTCCGGGGCCGCCCGGGTGGATTTGTCGTTGCATTATCAGCAGGGACAGATTCGGATTCGGTATAAAGACAATGGCTGCGGATTTGATCCTGACAAGGTCGGGCAAAAAGGTATGGGCATCTCGAATATCTTTTCGAGGATCAGTTCGTTGAAGGGGGAAGTTTCAATCGACAGCTCTCCGGGAGCCGGTATGCGGGCGGCTGTTGACATTCATATTTGA
- a CDS encoding glycosyl hydrolase gives MKKIGLLCVMLSWAVCSPAAPSSPSLRNGFTDPPQAGKAQTWWHWTSLFVTKEGIQADLEAMKQIGYSGAHIFATSSSPCPPGDYPEILSPEWLDLVQYAGKEASRLGLTLGVHNCPGWSLSGGPWIRPEESMQMIVSSESHASGGKRQKIVLPQPETRHGYYRDIAVLAFPDVNRHDTPQLKADFKEDSLSNITDGDYTSFIRLPIAKEGSSAVVTLSYDTPYSPQFIELSFGEVHLFVKGTIEASADGKHFREVGNFDYRIRTDMRLPKCIPLNDGARNARFFRVTFNYRPYRYWMKPANVQLNEIRLLASPMVNDVDTRNSTMEDSYSYKPFDPAYTSPGIDPVRVIDLTADLAPDGTLDCTLPQGKWTILRIGHTTTGKTNGPSHYTGLECDKLNRRGLDAHWPGMMARIEAQLKPTGALKYAIIDSYEAGGQNWTEGFDEEFLKRRGYDLKPYLPAVIGFVVGTPQQSARFLFDFQRTISELFAENYYDYFTELCHRNGLLSITESYFGPFDYLRCARNADIPTGEFWVGSGTSISRMPGSAAHFHGKARVGAESFTAGPVEGRWQQDPAQLKIYGDRAWIHGVTQLVMHSYVHQPYLNVRPGWTLAQHGSHLSRANTWWPYGNGWVDYINRSQFLLQQGTPVADLLVLSGESAPNNYPTDLQLLTAGYNYDFCCVDDLRELVQVKNGRITAPSGATYAVLSLGPDRYLTLPTLNKIYQLLQDGAAVAGLPPLGSPSLSDNDTEYAEMVRKIWGDSDTGLIQSVGKGRIIRSNDPVTILTTLNIQPDTELPEKVYGIHRCVGDTDIYFLYNDSTRTIHFNGKFRVSEDKSPEYWNAQDGTTIPAAVWRKETAGTVVTMTLQPYESLFVVFVPNKKVAPHVLDMTIAAPADEEAPTVSARVGNDRVRLFFREPATATLNLTNGKIQTETVRDVPAPVDLSDNWQVNFPADLGAPDSIRLNTLASLSESPEEGVRYFSGTATYSRTFLLPKGWNKPQRRVVLDLGTVRNLAEVKINGHKAGLLWASPFQLEISDFLQPGTNRIEIAVTNMWVNRLIGDARNTATIPETDGWPDWVLADKPNSGQGTYTFSPWKGWNKEEPLQPSGLIGPVLLRCIEIR, from the coding sequence GTGAAAAAGATCGGGCTGTTATGCGTGATGCTCAGTTGGGCCGTCTGCAGCCCGGCCGCACCGTCATCCCCATCGCTACGAAACGGCTTTACGGATCCTCCGCAAGCGGGGAAAGCCCAAACCTGGTGGCATTGGACGAGCCTGTTCGTCACCAAAGAGGGTATCCAAGCCGACCTCGAAGCCATGAAACAGATCGGATACAGCGGAGCACACATCTTCGCCACTTCATCCAGTCCGTGTCCTCCCGGAGATTATCCTGAAATCCTGAGTCCCGAATGGCTCGACCTCGTGCAATACGCCGGCAAGGAAGCCTCGCGGCTCGGGCTGACACTGGGTGTACACAACTGTCCGGGCTGGTCGCTGTCAGGCGGTCCGTGGATCCGGCCCGAAGAGTCGATGCAGATGATCGTCTCATCGGAAAGCCATGCCTCCGGCGGCAAACGCCAAAAAATCGTATTGCCCCAGCCCGAAACCCGGCACGGCTATTACCGCGACATCGCCGTACTGGCCTTCCCCGATGTAAACCGGCACGACACACCTCAACTCAAAGCCGATTTCAAAGAAGACAGCCTCAGCAACATCACAGATGGGGACTACACCTCTTTCATCCGGCTGCCGATCGCCAAAGAGGGGTCGAGCGCCGTAGTGACACTTAGCTACGACACGCCATATTCGCCTCAATTCATCGAACTGAGTTTCGGCGAAGTACATCTCTTCGTGAAAGGAACGATCGAAGCATCGGCCGACGGCAAACATTTTCGCGAAGTCGGGAATTTCGATTACCGCATCCGCACCGATATGCGGCTGCCCAAATGCATTCCGCTGAACGACGGCGCACGCAACGCCCGTTTTTTCCGGGTGACGTTCAACTACCGTCCTTATCGCTACTGGATGAAACCGGCCAACGTGCAACTCAACGAGATACGGTTGCTGGCCTCGCCGATGGTCAACGACGTCGACACCCGCAATTCGACGATGGAAGACAGCTACTCCTACAAACCTTTCGATCCGGCTTACACCTCGCCGGGTATCGACCCGGTCCGGGTCATTGACCTGACTGCGGACCTCGCCCCCGACGGAACGCTCGACTGTACTTTGCCGCAAGGCAAATGGACGATCCTGCGCATCGGGCACACCACCACAGGTAAGACGAACGGTCCGTCGCACTACACCGGACTGGAGTGTGACAAATTGAACCGCCGCGGACTCGATGCCCACTGGCCCGGCATGATGGCCCGCATCGAGGCGCAACTGAAACCTACCGGAGCACTGAAATACGCCATTATCGACAGTTACGAGGCCGGCGGCCAAAATTGGACGGAAGGTTTCGACGAAGAATTCCTCAAACGGAGAGGATACGACCTGAAACCTTATCTTCCGGCCGTAATCGGCTTCGTCGTAGGAACGCCGCAACAGAGCGCCCGGTTCCTATTCGACTTTCAGCGTACGATTTCTGAATTATTCGCTGAAAACTATTACGACTATTTCACTGAATTGTGTCATCGCAACGGATTGTTGTCCATCACCGAATCCTATTTCGGGCCGTTCGATTACCTGCGGTGCGCACGCAATGCGGATATCCCGACCGGGGAGTTTTGGGTGGGCAGCGGGACATCCATCTCGAGAATGCCCGGCTCGGCCGCTCATTTCCACGGCAAAGCACGCGTCGGGGCCGAATCCTTTACCGCAGGTCCGGTAGAAGGACGCTGGCAGCAGGATCCGGCACAACTCAAAATTTACGGGGACCGGGCATGGATCCACGGCGTCACCCAACTGGTGATGCACTCCTACGTACACCAACCCTACCTGAATGTACGCCCGGGATGGACGCTTGCCCAACACGGATCGCACCTCTCCCGTGCAAACACCTGGTGGCCTTACGGAAACGGTTGGGTCGATTACATCAACCGGTCGCAATTCCTGCTTCAGCAGGGCACGCCGGTAGCGGACCTGCTAGTGCTCTCGGGCGAATCGGCCCCGAATAACTACCCCACCGACCTGCAATTGCTGACTGCCGGATACAACTACGATTTCTGTTGTGTCGACGATCTCCGGGAGCTGGTGCAGGTCAAAAACGGCCGGATAACGGCACCCTCGGGCGCAACCTATGCCGTCTTATCGCTGGGTCCCGATCGCTACCTGACACTGCCTACTCTCAACAAAATCTACCAACTGCTCCAAGACGGAGCGGCCGTAGCCGGACTGCCTCCACTGGGATCTCCTTCTCTGTCGGACAACGATACGGAATATGCGGAGATGGTCCGGAAAATCTGGGGAGACTCCGATACAGGCCTGATCCAGAGTGTCGGGAAAGGGCGAATCATCCGTTCGAACGATCCGGTAACCATCCTGACAACACTGAATATCCAACCCGATACGGAACTGCCCGAAAAAGTTTACGGTATCCACCGCTGCGTAGGAGACACCGACATCTATTTCCTTTACAACGACAGCACGCGCACGATTCATTTCAACGGAAAATTCCGGGTCTCGGAAGACAAATCCCCCGAATACTGGAATGCACAGGATGGAACAACAATACCGGCTGCTGTCTGGCGCAAAGAAACGGCAGGTACCGTGGTGACGATGACCCTACAACCGTATGAGTCACTTTTTGTAGTATTCGTTCCGAATAAAAAGGTTGCGCCACACGTACTGGATATGACCATTGCCGCACCTGCGGATGAAGAAGCCCCGACAGTTTCCGCCCGGGTGGGAAACGACCGGGTACGACTGTTTTTCCGGGAACCGGCAACCGCCACGCTTAACTTGACAAACGGTAAAATACAAACAGAAACCGTGCGGGATGTTCCGGCACCGGTCGATCTGAGCGATAATTGGCAAGTAAACTTCCCTGCCGATCTGGGCGCGCCCGATTCGATACGGCTCAATACGCTCGCATCGCTGAGTGAAAGCCCGGAAGAGGGAGTGCGTTATTTTTCCGGCACCGCAACCTATTCGCGTACATTCTTGCTGCCCAAAGGATGGAACAAACCGCAGCGCCGCGTCGTCCTCGATTTGGGGACGGTACGTAACCTGGCCGAAGTGAAGATCAACGGACACAAAGCGGGATTGCTGTGGGCGTCTCCATTCCAATTGGAAATAAGCGACTTTCTGCAACCGGGCACAAACCGTATCGAAATTGCCGTCACAAACATGTGGGTCAACCGGCTGATCGGCGACGCCCGCAATACCGCCACTATTCCAGAAACGGACGGCTGGCCCGATTGGGTATTGGCCGACAAGCCCAACTCCGGCCAGGGCACCTACACTTTTTCGCCCTGGAAAGGTTGGAACAAAGAGGAGCCGTTGCAACCTTCGGGGCTGATCGGGCCGGTATTGCTGCGCTGCATCGAAATAAGGTGA
- the rplS gene encoding 50S ribosomal protein L19 → MDNLIKIAEASMWAEKEVPSFKSGDTITVTYKIVEGNKERLQSFRGTVIQIKGRGVTKMFTIRKISDGIGVERIFPLYSPHIDSIEVNKHGVVRRARIYYLRGLTGKKARIKEKKMTSAK, encoded by the coding sequence ATGGACAATTTAATCAAAATCGCCGAGGCCTCGATGTGGGCCGAGAAGGAGGTTCCTTCGTTCAAGAGCGGGGATACCATCACGGTAACCTACAAGATTGTCGAGGGTAACAAAGAGCGTCTCCAGAGTTTCCGCGGTACCGTGATTCAAATTAAGGGCCGTGGGGTGACCAAAATGTTTACCATCCGCAAAATTTCCGATGGAATCGGTGTAGAGCGTATTTTCCCGCTTTACTCGCCGCACATCGACAGCATCGAGGTGAACAAGCATGGTGTCGTTCGCCGTGCACGCATCTACTACCTGCGTGGTCTGACCGGTAAGAAAGCCCGTATCAAGGAGAAGAAGATGACTTCGGCAAAATAA
- the surE gene encoding 5'/3'-nucleotidase SurE, with protein sequence MTKPLIFLTNDDGVNAKGFRNLIDTVRPLGRIIAVAPENGQSGMSHAITMTRPLYLTKVEEEEGVEIYACSGTPVDCVKIAFDSLLLNKEMPALILSGINHGSNSAVNVLYSGTMAAAIEASFYNIPSIGLSLLDHSPDADFTTVNGYIPQLVETVLHKNPECPFCLNINFPNLPADQIKGIRPCRQTRGYWREEFERRQDPRGKDYYWLIGYFNNAEPEAEDTDEWALKHGYISVVPIQVDLTNYKQLGDLKDWSFTGRQKESGDTKSEPCPVPPSSKADFWE encoded by the coding sequence ATGACAAAACCCCTGATATTTCTCACCAACGACGACGGTGTAAACGCAAAAGGCTTCCGCAACCTGATCGACACGGTGCGCCCCCTGGGCCGCATCATCGCAGTGGCTCCCGAAAACGGACAAAGCGGCATGTCGCACGCCATCACGATGACCCGCCCGCTCTACCTGACCAAAGTGGAAGAGGAAGAAGGTGTAGAAATCTATGCCTGCAGCGGTACGCCTGTAGATTGCGTGAAGATCGCTTTCGATTCGCTGCTGCTGAACAAAGAGATGCCCGCACTGATTCTCTCAGGCATAAACCACGGTTCAAATTCGGCTGTCAACGTACTGTATTCGGGAACAATGGCGGCAGCGATCGAAGCGAGTTTCTACAACATTCCGTCGATCGGCCTGTCACTGCTCGACCACTCGCCGGACGCCGATTTCACCACTGTAAACGGCTACATCCCGCAGCTCGTAGAGACCGTGTTGCATAAAAACCCGGAGTGTCCATTCTGCCTCAACATCAATTTTCCCAATTTGCCCGCGGATCAAATCAAGGGCATCCGTCCGTGCCGCCAGACCCGCGGTTACTGGCGCGAGGAGTTTGAACGACGACAGGACCCGCGCGGTAAAGACTACTACTGGCTGATCGGTTACTTCAACAATGCCGAACCCGAAGCCGAAGACACGGACGAATGGGCGCTCAAGCACGGTTACATTTCAGTGGTACCGATCCAAGTAGACCTGACCAACTACAAACAGCTCGGAGATTTGAAGGATTGGTCGTTCACCGGCAGGCAAAAAGAATCCGGGGACACAAAATCTGAACCCTGCCCGGTCCCCCCTTCATCAAAAGCCGATTTTTGGGAATAA
- a CDS encoding alpha/beta hydrolase: MKKIISLLFLCIACSVSILAVEKELTVSTPTGEVYGTLLVPENDPKNIVVLLICGSGPTDRDGNNPQMKSNSIRYLAEDLYDHGVPSLRYDKRGVAKSAKSGPAEKDVRLSTFVDDAGRWIDVLSRDYKSVIVVGHSEGAKIGTLASIGNPKVSGLVLLAGTGRPTDEILKMQVRQNSPMILESVSAIVDTLKLGKTVENVPQMLNALFRPSVQRFLISDFAVDPAAELQKIECPVLIIQGDKDIQVGVGEANLLHDARPASKLVVIQDMNHVLKECTSTDMAVQMETYVKPDIGIKSQVAREIADFLDKL; this comes from the coding sequence ATGAAGAAGATAATAAGCCTGTTGTTCTTATGCATCGCATGTTCAGTTTCGATTTTAGCTGTAGAAAAGGAATTGACCGTCAGTACGCCTACCGGTGAGGTGTATGGAACCTTGTTGGTTCCCGAGAATGATCCGAAAAATATAGTGGTTCTACTGATTTGCGGTTCAGGACCGACGGACCGTGACGGCAACAATCCGCAGATGAAGAGCAATTCCATCCGGTATCTTGCCGAAGATTTATACGATCACGGTGTGCCCTCGCTGAGGTACGATAAGCGGGGCGTTGCCAAAAGCGCCAAGTCCGGCCCGGCAGAAAAAGATGTACGCCTCTCGACTTTTGTGGATGATGCAGGGCGATGGATCGATGTTTTGAGCCGGGACTATAAAAGCGTAATCGTCGTAGGTCATAGCGAAGGCGCGAAAATAGGCACTTTGGCGAGTATCGGTAATCCCAAGGTTTCGGGCCTGGTTTTATTGGCTGGCACCGGCAGGCCGACCGATGAGATTTTGAAAATGCAGGTCAGGCAAAATTCCCCGATGATTCTGGAGAGTGTTTCGGCAATTGTAGATACGCTTAAATTGGGTAAAACCGTAGAAAATGTACCGCAGATGCTGAATGCACTTTTCAGGCCTTCCGTACAACGGTTTTTAATCTCGGATTTTGCCGTAGATCCTGCTGCCGAGTTGCAAAAAATCGAATGCCCCGTCCTGATTATTCAGGGCGATAAGGATATTCAGGTGGGTGTCGGAGAGGCGAATTTGTTGCACGACGCCCGGCCCGCATCCAAATTGGTCGTGATTCAGGATATGAATCACGTTCTGAAGGAGTGTACGTCGACGGATATGGCTGTACAGATGGAGACGTACGTGAAACCGGATATCGGGATCAAATCTCAGGTTGCCCGGGAAATAGCCGATTTTCTCGATAAACTCTGA